GGCCACACTGACGCGAAACAAGCAGATCAAAAATCTCGTCCACTTGCTGCAGAGTCGCGGCAGTAGTGCCACTGTTATCAATTACTGCCGATGCGTGCGTCCGTTTTTTCTCGAGGGGCCACTGCGCTTGTTCGCGGGCTGCGAACATGGCGTCGCTCCAGCCTCGGCTGCGAGCCCGCGCAAGTCGAGCCTCGTGCGGCGCATCGACAAACAGCACCACATCGCACAGGTCGCGCCAGCCCGCTTCCAGCAGCAGAGCAGCGTCGAGCACCACCAGTTTTTCGTCGGCAGCTCGATGTGCCTCGAGTTCGGCGAGCAGCTTCTGCTTAATGCGTGGGTGTGTTAGCTGATCGAGGAACTTGCGATCCTCTTTCTTGTCGTCGCCAAACACATGCCGCGCCACACTTGGCCGGTCGACCTGTCCCTGCGAATCGAGCACCTCGCTACCCCAGCGAGCGCGAATCGCTTCGATCACCTCAGGATCGCGCAGCACGGCGTGTCCTGTTTCATCGCCACTTAAGATTTTGCCACCCAACTCGGCCAGTCGCTTGGCCACGAGACTCTTGCCACTGGCAACACCTCCCACGAGTCCAACGACTTTCATGATGCGTCCCTCCTCGAGGAGAAATAGCTGTGGCCGATGCTCGCTTCGTCGCGAGAGAAAAAATCACTTCCCCAGTGGTTCGCAGTCGGCCCAGTTGAGCCCCGTTTTTACATCGATTTTCAGTGGCACCGAAATCTTCTCGGCGGTCGACATCGACTCCACTACCAAGTCGCGAAGCTGGCCCTGTTCTTCCGGTGGAAATTCAAACAGCAGTTCGTCGTGAATCTGCAGCAGCATGCGTGCCTGCAATTTTTCTTCCTTCAGTCGACGGTGCACCGTGATCATGGCCCGCTTGATGATGTCGGCCGCAGAGCCTTGAATCACCGTGTTGATAGCGATCCGTTCGGGGAGTGTGCGCTGCCGTTTGTCGTTCACGGCATGAGGGTCGCGAACGCCCGTGACGGGACGTCTGCGGCCCGCAATCGTGGTGACATAGCCTTGCTTGCGACAGCCGATCAGAGTCTCGCGCATGAAGTCGTCGACACCGGGATACTGCGCAAAGTAGGCCGAGATAAAGGCAGCTGCTTCGTCGTTCTCGATCCCTAGCGATCGGGCGAGTCCGAAAGGACTTTGGCCATAGATCACACCGAAGTTAATCGCCTTGGCAGATCGCCGCATTTCGGGAGTGACATCGCCTGGCGCGACTTCATACACCTGGCTGGCCACTTGGGTGTGAATGTCGCGATCGCTGGCAAACGCTTCCGCCAGCGCGGCATCACCACTGAAGTGCGCGAGCACTCGTAGTTCGATTTGCGAATAGTCGGCTGCCATCAGTTTCCAGCCCTCGATGCCTGGCTGAAATGCCGAGCGAATCGCGCGTCCTTCAGCAGTCCGGACAGGAATGTTCTGCAAGTTGGGATCTTGCGAACTCAGTCGTCCCGTAGCGGCCACGTCTTGTTTCAGCGACGTGTGGACACGACCAGTCACCGGATGAATCAACTCTTGTAGCGAATCGACATAGGTGCTGCGAAGTTTTGCTAAATGGCGA
This window of the Pirellula staleyi DSM 6068 genome carries:
- the coaE gene encoding dephospho-CoA kinase (Dephospho-CoA kinase (CoaE) performs the final step in coenzyme A biosynthesis.), with translation MKVVGLVGGVASGKSLVAKRLAELGGKILSGDETGHAVLRDPEVIEAIRARWGSEVLDSQGQVDRPSVARHVFGDDKKEDRKFLDQLTHPRIKQKLLAELEAHRAADEKLVVLDAALLLEAGWRDLCDVVLFVDAPHEARLARARSRGWSDAMFAAREQAQWPLEKKRTHASAVIDNSGTTAATLQQVDEIFDLLVSRQCGR